In Gemmata obscuriglobus, a single genomic region encodes these proteins:
- a CDS encoding IS3 family transposase (programmed frameshift), with amino-acid sequence MAGKRKSHSAAFKAQVALAALKGDKTINELASQHGVHPTLIHGWKKQLLTGAEAVFASGAKGTGPPEDKTTELYEQIGRLKVELDWVKKKSAASAEAKRARIEAEHPELSVRRQCELIGLNRSTVYYEPTPESAENLTLMRLIDEQYTTCPFYGSRRLAAWLGTQGHEVNRKRVQRLLRIMGLEALYPKPKLSVGSGHKVYPYLLRGVAIDRVHQVWSTDITYIPMPTGFMYLAATMDWFSRYVVAWRLSNTLDGSFCQDMLEEALGRGKPEVFNTDQGVQFTAAAWVGRLERAGVAVSMDGRGRCLDNVFVERLWRSVKYEDVYLKGYESVPALESGLRAYFGFYNTERLHQSLDYRTPAQVYGVGATKAPTKQ; translated from the exons ATGGCGGGCAAGCGGAAGAGTCACTCGGCGGCGTTCAAGGCCCAGGTCGCGCTGGCGGCCCTCAAGGGCGACAAGACCATCAACGAACTGGCGAGTCAGCACGGCGTCCACCCGACCCTGATTCATGGGTGGAAGAAGCAGTTGCTCACCGGGGCCGAGGCCGTGTTCGCCTCGGGGGCGAAGGGCACCGGCCCCCCGGAAGACAAGACGACCGAGTTGTACGAGCAGATCGGCCGCCTCAAGGTGGAACTCGACTGGGTGAAAAAAAAATCGGCCGCC TCGGCTGAGGCCAAGCGTGCCCGGATCGAGGCCGAGCACCCGGAGCTGAGCGTCCGGCGCCAGTGCGAGCTGATCGGATTGAACCGCTCGACGGTGTACTACGAGCCGACCCCGGAGAGCGCGGAGAACCTGACGCTGATGCGGTTGATCGACGAGCAGTACACGACGTGCCCGTTCTACGGGAGCCGGCGCCTGGCCGCGTGGCTGGGCACCCAGGGCCACGAGGTGAACCGCAAGCGGGTGCAGCGGCTGTTGCGGATCATGGGGTTGGAGGCCCTGTACCCCAAGCCCAAGCTGTCGGTCGGGTCCGGGCACAAGGTGTACCCGTACCTGTTGCGGGGCGTGGCCATCGACCGGGTCCATCAGGTGTGGAGCACGGACATCACGTACATCCCGATGCCCACCGGGTTCATGTACCTGGCCGCAACGATGGACTGGTTCAGCCGGTACGTGGTGGCCTGGCGACTGTCCAACACGTTGGACGGGTCATTCTGCCAGGACATGCTGGAGGAGGCCTTGGGCCGGGGCAAGCCGGAGGTGTTCAACACGGACCAGGGAGTCCAGTTCACGGCCGCCGCGTGGGTCGGGCGATTGGAGCGGGCCGGGGTCGCGGTGAGCATGGACGGGCGGGGCCGGTGCCTGGACAACGTGTTCGTGGAGCGCCTGTGGCGGAGCGTCAAGTACGAGGACGTGTACCTCAAGGGTTACGAGTCGGTGCCGGCCCTGGAGAGTGGGCTCCGGGCGTACTTCGGGTTCTACAACACCGAGCGGTTACACCAGTCCCTGGACTACCGCACCCCGGCTCAGGTGTATGGCGTCGGAGCCACGAAGGCCCCGACGAAACAGTAG
- a CDS encoding DEAD/DEAH box helicase family protein, whose translation MKLLDSVSAQIAKALHPGQDIRNEDFQRTKLPELDAVIGNVPFADLKLDHHGQKFALHDYFFAKATDALKPGGVLALVTSHYTLDKNNAAIREYLGDKADFLGAIRLPSDAFKREGTAVVTDIVFLRKRGPGEPAHHADPDWLKAEPTEIDGRSLPINHYFKTHPEMVLGTYSGKDSLYGEGYSVLSNGDLAEQLKQAVERLPELTRKPQVSDQTHQVSGSTHQVAPTFVPPPPERHVTEGSFFVHEGRIHQMVDGAASPVVYGGGELWANGALVGRRMGALIELRDKARYVLRSQNEGWPAHAREDARRKLNAAYDIFKSAYGAINKTTISDTADGTSIRRMPNLVKFREDPDAMLVMALEEYDEQTGEAKKAPILLKDVVGKTPPVTHAATAEEGLLVSLDRTGGVDLPLIAKLYGQPEANVVSELGGLIYLDPESKRWETADAYLSGNVRAKLAAAERAGAARNIDALKAVQPEDVLPGDIDANLGAPWVPVSDVQKFAAELFHVAPSSISISHMAKDAVWSVEGDYSAQRSVAVTSDYGTARASGLWLFELALNMKSPVIYDPVPGDPEKRMVNQEETLRAKEKQKQIKEQFRSWVFAEPDRTERLVRTYNDAFNNLRPRQFDGSHLEFPGMSEAIALRPHQKDAIWRSMSGGNTLLAHTVGAGKSYVMAASAMKMKQAGLIKKPMCVIPNHMLEQFGREFLQLYPNAKLLIASKEDLTKERRKFLTAKIASGDWDAIIVTHSSFERIGMSREYQEKFLREQIAEYDELLADRAAEKFSKSNRNMLKVIEKQKAAREAKLKDLLASDKKDCGLVFDELGVDHLFIDEVQAHKNLETPSKMDRVAGIQTGGSERAFDLFMKARFLHERHPGHGLVGASGTPISNSLVELYTLQRFFDPQGLRDRGIEHFDAWAATFGEVVEAMEISPDGKSLKPRARFSKFVNLPELQQMFRAFADVQTVEMLNLPRPKLEGGKPHVVACPMSDEQEALQQKLVERYERIRNGGVDPREDNALAITTDGRKLALDARMLTAGAREFEGSKVNRMVENVAGIWQNTAPTKGTQMIFCDMGVNPTSWGYCPYDEIVAKLTAHGIPRDQIAVMGDADSDAKKQALFEKVRNGAVRVLIGSTSKMGTGTNVQKRLVAMHHLDAPWKPAEVEQRDGRILRQGNQNEEVAIYRYVTEGSFDAYMWQALETKAKFIGQIMTGESGLRKAEDVGGQEMSYAEVKAIASGNPAVLTLAEADAELQRLGVLKRNHADEQYLARKNLRELPQTIERTEKRLVALEADAKTLSGGDSLVIGGRNITPVLCTTEFRDPRWACGLVDAVGRRCVPPSVSRRAGGHGAPCCVSCPSPASTSCPITDPTTFPHSLPSDPSGSGTRSSTPRPTP comes from the coding sequence TTGAAACTACTGGATTCCGTCTCCGCCCAGATCGCGAAGGCGCTACACCCCGGCCAGGACATCCGCAACGAAGACTTCCAGCGGACGAAGCTGCCCGAACTCGACGCCGTCATCGGCAACGTCCCGTTCGCTGACCTGAAGCTCGACCACCACGGGCAGAAGTTCGCCCTGCACGATTACTTCTTCGCGAAGGCCACGGACGCCCTGAAGCCCGGCGGGGTGCTGGCACTCGTGACCAGCCACTACACCCTCGACAAGAACAACGCCGCGATCCGTGAGTACCTCGGTGACAAGGCCGACTTCCTCGGGGCCATCCGGCTGCCGTCGGACGCCTTTAAACGGGAAGGTACAGCCGTCGTTACCGACATCGTGTTCCTGCGGAAGCGCGGGCCCGGCGAACCGGCACACCACGCCGACCCCGACTGGCTGAAGGCCGAACCCACCGAGATCGACGGTCGGTCGCTGCCGATCAACCACTACTTCAAAACGCACCCTGAGATGGTGCTGGGCACGTACTCGGGCAAGGATAGCCTGTATGGCGAGGGTTACAGCGTCCTCTCGAATGGCGATCTCGCAGAGCAGTTGAAGCAGGCGGTGGAGCGGCTGCCGGAACTGACCCGGAAACCTCAAGTATCAGACCAAACTCATCAAGTAAGCGGCTCAACTCATCAAGTAGCACCTACCTTCGTCCCGCCCCCGCCCGAGCGCCACGTCACCGAGGGCAGCTTCTTCGTCCACGAGGGACGCATCCACCAGATGGTCGATGGTGCCGCCTCGCCTGTCGTTTATGGTGGCGGTGAACTCTGGGCCAACGGCGCGCTGGTCGGACGTCGGATGGGCGCGCTGATCGAACTCCGCGATAAGGCCCGGTATGTACTCCGGTCGCAGAATGAGGGCTGGCCCGCTCACGCGCGCGAGGACGCCCGCCGGAAACTGAATGCCGCTTACGACATCTTCAAGTCGGCCTACGGAGCGATCAACAAGACCACCATCTCGGATACCGCTGACGGCACCTCGATCCGCCGCATGCCGAACCTGGTGAAGTTCCGCGAAGACCCGGACGCCATGCTGGTTATGGCGCTGGAGGAGTACGACGAGCAGACGGGCGAGGCGAAGAAAGCCCCGATTCTGCTTAAGGACGTGGTGGGCAAAACGCCGCCGGTCACGCACGCCGCGACCGCAGAAGAAGGGCTGCTCGTCTCGCTCGACCGCACGGGCGGGGTCGATCTGCCCCTGATTGCGAAGCTCTACGGTCAACCCGAGGCCAATGTCGTCAGCGAACTCGGTGGTCTGATTTACCTCGACCCCGAATCAAAGCGGTGGGAGACGGCCGACGCGTATCTGTCCGGAAACGTCCGCGCGAAGCTTGCGGCCGCTGAGAGAGCCGGAGCCGCTCGGAACATCGACGCCCTGAAGGCGGTTCAGCCCGAGGACGTGTTGCCAGGCGACATCGACGCCAACCTCGGCGCGCCGTGGGTTCCGGTTTCCGACGTGCAGAAGTTCGCCGCCGAACTGTTCCACGTCGCACCGTCTTCGATCAGCATCTCCCACATGGCCAAGGACGCGGTGTGGAGCGTGGAAGGGGATTACTCAGCCCAGCGGTCGGTGGCCGTCACCTCCGATTACGGCACGGCACGCGCCAGCGGATTGTGGCTTTTTGAGCTTGCGCTCAACATGAAGTCCCCTGTCATCTACGATCCCGTGCCGGGCGACCCCGAAAAGCGGATGGTGAACCAGGAGGAGACGCTCCGGGCGAAGGAGAAGCAGAAACAGATCAAGGAGCAGTTCCGCTCGTGGGTATTCGCCGAGCCCGACCGCACGGAGCGGCTGGTGCGGACTTACAACGACGCGTTCAACAATCTCCGGCCGCGCCAGTTCGATGGCTCGCACCTCGAATTTCCGGGGATGAGCGAGGCCATAGCACTTCGCCCGCACCAGAAGGACGCCATCTGGCGGAGCATGTCCGGCGGAAACACGCTGCTGGCCCACACGGTCGGGGCCGGCAAGAGCTACGTCATGGCTGCGTCGGCAATGAAGATGAAGCAGGCCGGACTCATCAAGAAGCCGATGTGCGTTATACCCAATCACATGCTCGAGCAGTTCGGCCGCGAGTTCCTCCAACTTTACCCCAACGCCAAGCTCTTGATCGCCTCGAAGGAAGACCTGACCAAGGAGCGCCGCAAGTTCCTCACCGCGAAGATCGCCTCCGGGGATTGGGACGCGATCATCGTCACGCATTCCAGCTTCGAGCGCATTGGAATGTCGCGTGAGTACCAGGAGAAGTTCCTGCGGGAGCAGATCGCCGAGTACGACGAGCTGCTGGCGGATCGTGCGGCGGAGAAGTTCTCGAAGTCCAATCGGAACATGCTGAAGGTGATCGAGAAGCAGAAAGCCGCTCGCGAAGCGAAGCTGAAAGACCTGCTCGCCAGCGACAAGAAGGACTGCGGCCTCGTTTTCGATGAGCTGGGTGTCGATCACCTGTTTATTGATGAAGTACAGGCGCATAAGAACCTCGAAACGCCCAGCAAGATGGACCGTGTCGCCGGCATCCAGACTGGCGGTTCGGAACGCGCGTTCGACCTGTTCATGAAGGCCCGCTTCCTCCACGAGCGGCACCCCGGCCATGGCCTCGTCGGTGCGAGCGGCACACCCATCAGCAACTCGCTGGTTGAACTCTACACCCTTCAGCGGTTCTTCGATCCGCAGGGCCTACGCGATCGCGGCATCGAGCACTTCGACGCCTGGGCCGCCACTTTCGGCGAGGTCGTTGAGGCGATGGAGATCTCCCCGGATGGCAAATCGCTCAAGCCACGCGCCCGGTTCTCGAAGTTCGTGAACCTGCCTGAGCTGCAGCAGATGTTCCGCGCGTTCGCCGACGTGCAGACCGTCGAGATGCTGAACCTGCCCCGGCCGAAGCTGGAAGGCGGGAAGCCCCATGTCGTCGCCTGCCCCATGTCCGACGAGCAGGAGGCGCTCCAGCAGAAGCTGGTCGAGCGGTACGAGCGGATCAGGAACGGCGGGGTCGATCCGCGCGAGGACAACGCGCTCGCCATCACGACCGACGGGCGGAAACTGGCACTCGACGCGCGCATGCTCACCGCCGGTGCCAGGGAGTTCGAGGGGTCGAAGGTCAACCGGATGGTGGAGAACGTCGCTGGCATCTGGCAGAACACCGCCCCGACCAAGGGCACACAGATGATCTTCTGCGACATGGGCGTGAACCCCACCTCCTGGGGCTACTGCCCTTACGACGAAATCGTGGCGAAGCTCACCGCCCACGGCATCCCTCGCGACCAGATCGCCGTGATGGGCGACGCAGACTCCGACGCCAAGAAGCAGGCGCTGTTCGAGAAGGTCAGGAACGGCGCGGTGCGTGTGCTGATCGGCTCGACCTCGAAGATGGGTACCGGGACCAACGTGCAGAAGCGTCTCGTGGCGATGCACCACCTCGATGCACCGTGGAAGCCCGCCGAAGTGGAACAGCGTGACGGCCGCATCCTCCGCCAGGGGAACCAGAACGAGGAAGTCGCGATCTACCGCTACGTCACGGAAGGGAGCTTCGACGCTTACATGTGGCAGGCGCTGGAGACGAAGGCGAAGTTCATCGGGCAGATCATGACGGGTGAATCCGGCCTCCGGAAGGCCGAGGACGTCGGTGGCCAGGAGATGAGCTACGCCGAGGTGAAGGCCATCGCGTCCGGGAACCCAGCCGTGCTCACGCTCGCGGAAGCGGATGCGGAGTTGCAGCGGCTCGGGGTGCTGAAGCGGAACCACGCCGACGAGCAGTATCTGGCGCGGAAGAACCTCCGCGAACTGCCGCAGACGATCGAGCGGACGGAGAAGCGGCTCGTGGCACTTGAGGCCGACGCGAAGACGCTCTCCGGTGGCGATTCCCTCGTGATCGGCGGCCGTAACATCACTCCAGTGCTGTGCACAACTGAGTTCAGGGATCCTCGTTGGGCTTGTGGGCTTGTCGACGCCGTTGGACGGAGGTGTGTGCCCCCTTCTGTTTCGCGGCGTGCGGGTGGGCACGGGGCGCCTTGTTGCGTGTCTTGTCCCAGCCCGGCTTCCACATCGTGCCCAATAACTGATCCAACAACGTTCCCACACTCTCTGCCGTCTGATCCGTCGGGATCAGGGACACGATCATCGACACCTCGACCAACTCCTTGA
- a CDS encoding transposase, which produces MRPKRQSIRATPAHATRHLRPVLTDWLGRAVQLPKRRRTCTPEVVWRVVLFAAAFARSVAAACAAIADAPSGQAIWDCLYLTLPKRRRTLERRLRPALHAPLGKRKRAARVAIDYHRIGYFGTPNRDTTRSKGAGGTHTFHTYATACLVGGPDRYTLGLTAVGEKEPMTAVLTRLLDQVTAARVTVRVALLDKAFFSIAVMRLLQARGVPFVIPAVVRGRKPRPGVKGVGLRAVRRRGAGRYAYTHADRGTSVRVHVVIAHKSYRYRRTGGRRSKKLLYAAWRVSGSPVAIRDLYRTRFGIESSYRQLGQVRPRTSTTDGVVRLLWVAVGLILRNAWLWSRSARGLGWTLAAVCLILLADGLAPTDGENKSITTARSANKTKPPT; this is translated from the coding sequence ATGCGACCCAAACGTCAGTCTATCCGAGCCACCCCGGCCCACGCCACCCGGCACCTCCGTCCGGTCCTGACCGACTGGCTCGGCCGTGCGGTCCAACTGCCCAAGCGTCGCCGCACCTGTACACCCGAGGTGGTGTGGCGGGTGGTGCTGTTCGCCGCGGCGTTCGCCCGCTCGGTGGCCGCGGCCTGTGCCGCGATCGCCGACGCCCCGTCCGGGCAGGCCATCTGGGATTGCTTGTACCTCACGCTGCCCAAGCGGCGCCGCACCCTCGAGCGGCGGTTGCGGCCGGCCCTCCACGCCCCGCTCGGCAAGCGGAAGCGGGCGGCTCGGGTCGCGATCGACTACCACCGGATCGGGTACTTCGGGACGCCGAACCGGGACACCACCCGGTCCAAGGGGGCCGGCGGCACCCACACGTTCCACACGTACGCCACCGCGTGCCTCGTCGGGGGACCGGACCGGTACACGCTCGGGTTGACGGCCGTGGGCGAGAAGGAGCCGATGACCGCGGTGCTCACCCGGCTGTTGGATCAGGTGACGGCGGCACGGGTTACGGTCCGGGTCGCGCTGCTGGACAAGGCGTTCTTCTCGATCGCGGTGATGCGGTTGCTCCAGGCGCGGGGTGTGCCGTTCGTGATCCCGGCCGTGGTCCGGGGCCGCAAGCCCCGGCCCGGGGTGAAGGGGGTCGGGTTGCGGGCCGTGCGGCGGCGGGGCGCGGGTCGATATGCGTACACCCACGCGGATCGGGGCACCTCGGTGCGGGTGCACGTGGTGATCGCTCACAAGAGCTACCGGTACCGGCGGACCGGGGGCCGGCGGAGCAAGAAGTTACTGTACGCGGCGTGGCGGGTGAGCGGGAGCCCGGTGGCGATTCGGGACCTGTACCGGACCCGATTCGGGATCGAGAGCAGCTACCGCCAGTTGGGGCAGGTTCGGCCCCGGACCTCGACCACCGATGGGGTCGTGCGACTCCTGTGGGTCGCCGTCGGGCTGATCCTGCGTAACGCCTGGTTGTGGTCCCGCTCAGCCCGCGGCCTCGGGTGGACACTGGCGGCGGTATGCCTGATACTGTTGGCCGATGGGCTGGCACCTACAGATGGCGAAAATAAGTCCATTACTACTGCACGATCGGCCAACAAAACCAAGCCGCCAACTTGA
- a CDS encoding class I SAM-dependent methyltransferase: MPPKPTKKPGPSLFDYLDEEPPATFADRVGEKPPASTFAERVRPPAAPVTPPVDPVPEAVRGPPLSNGEKGKARDIIAAIKTLHQVEKRGTPATPEERDTLAKYPGMGPVALSIFPNPANGQYKDDSWKALGEELKALLTHEEYASARRTTFNAFYTSPTVVDAMHSALTRLGVPDDALVLEPGCGPGTFLRPGKRYIGVELDSSSFKLGDL, encoded by the coding sequence ATGCCCCCGAAGCCCACCAAGAAGCCCGGCCCGAGCCTATTCGATTACCTGGACGAAGAACCGCCAGCCACGTTTGCCGATCGCGTCGGAGAGAAGCCACCGGCCTCGACGTTTGCCGAACGTGTGCGTCCCCCAGCAGCACCGGTCACCCCGCCCGTCGATCCCGTCCCCGAGGCAGTCCGCGGACCTCCGCTCTCCAACGGGGAAAAGGGCAAGGCACGCGACATCATTGCCGCGATCAAGACGCTCCACCAGGTCGAGAAGCGCGGCACACCCGCTACCCCAGAGGAACGCGACACGCTCGCCAAATACCCCGGCATGGGTCCGGTGGCCCTCTCCATCTTCCCGAACCCCGCTAATGGCCAGTACAAGGACGACTCGTGGAAGGCGCTCGGCGAGGAACTGAAAGCCCTGCTCACGCACGAGGAGTACGCATCCGCCCGGCGCACCACGTTCAACGCCTTCTACACCTCACCCACCGTCGTCGATGCGATGCACTCGGCCCTGACCCGGCTCGGGGTGCCGGATGACGCGCTGGTGCTGGAGCCGGGATGCGGGCCCGGCACATTCCTCCGTCCCGGTAAGCGGTATATAGGGGTCGAACTGGATTCCAGTAGTTTCAAGTTGGGCGATTTATGA
- a CDS encoding sigma-70 family RNA polymerase sigma factor yields the protein MEESNSLPELLRSMGRIALPFHDKEDAAQDAEVAFLMYEGEPLDNTLAWKVTAARRRAFKIARKKRACDTCDLSGAEMAETNSAREVEQRDCARAVREAVAALPEDLRVVVVICYLEEKTGIEAACACRVQPSTVCRRLQQALEMLRSTMIARGLGPS from the coding sequence ATGGAAGAGTCTAACTCGCTCCCTGAACTCCTGCGTTCAATGGGACGAATTGCCCTTCCGTTCCACGACAAGGAAGACGCTGCTCAGGATGCTGAGGTCGCGTTCCTGATGTACGAGGGAGAACCGTTGGACAACACGCTCGCATGGAAGGTCACCGCCGCTCGCCGGAGGGCTTTCAAAATCGCTCGAAAGAAGCGTGCGTGCGATACGTGCGATCTCAGCGGGGCCGAGATGGCCGAAACCAACTCGGCCAGAGAGGTGGAGCAGCGAGACTGTGCCCGGGCCGTAAGGGAAGCCGTTGCAGCCCTCCCGGAAGATCTCCGTGTGGTAGTGGTCATCTGCTACCTCGAAGAGAAGACTGGAATTGAAGCCGCCTGTGCGTGTAGGGTGCAGCCAAGCACCGTCTGTCGACGCCTCCAGCAAGCCCTCGAAATGCTCCGCAGCACTATGATCGCGCGAGGGTTGGGGCCGAGCTAA
- a CDS encoding ParB/RepB/Spo0J family partition protein → MTKLSYEVVTKAVTWLILLEQIRQQATDEADVHLTESIRRHGVLQPIGARPKGDKEGKEDKGEVVWGHRRLRCAIAAGLSEVPCVILDRDMSESDFLALQVVENTARESLSPFDLWQGCVRLMDANAGWSQKDLAKAISLDASSITRIMSASKCVSAVIESFKTGALSQSDVYAISKVEESAQASLLALKLSGAANRNVLEQAGRKTRAPKTEETVKTSSLRIALGEVVITVKGADLTLGLVAEMLDKASKEAEKAKTQGLNAKTAERVWKDRSAKKTA, encoded by the coding sequence ATGACCAAGCTGAGCTACGAGGTGGTCACCAAGGCGGTGACATGGCTCATCCTTCTGGAGCAGATCCGCCAGCAGGCAACGGACGAGGCGGATGTCCACCTCACCGAAAGCATTCGACGCCACGGCGTACTGCAACCGATCGGTGCGAGGCCGAAAGGAGATAAGGAAGGTAAGGAGGATAAAGGGGAGGTGGTTTGGGGTCACCGCCGACTCCGATGCGCCATCGCGGCGGGCCTTTCGGAAGTGCCCTGCGTGATTCTCGACAGGGACATGAGCGAGTCGGACTTCCTCGCCCTTCAAGTCGTCGAAAACACCGCCCGTGAGTCTCTCTCTCCTTTCGATTTGTGGCAGGGCTGCGTGCGTTTGATGGATGCCAATGCTGGCTGGTCGCAGAAGGATTTAGCAAAGGCTATCTCACTGGACGCATCGAGCATCACCAGGATCATGTCGGCTTCAAAGTGCGTCTCAGCCGTGATCGAGTCGTTCAAGACGGGCGCACTGAGCCAGTCCGACGTTTACGCCATCTCGAAGGTTGAGGAGTCGGCACAGGCCAGTTTGCTGGCGCTCAAACTGAGCGGCGCGGCCAACCGCAATGTACTGGAGCAAGCAGGACGGAAAACCAGGGCTCCGAAGACCGAGGAGACAGTCAAGACGAGCAGCCTGCGGATCGCCCTTGGAGAGGTCGTCATCACGGTCAAGGGCGCGGACCTGACGCTCGGACTCGTAGCTGAGATGCTCGATAAGGCCAGCAAGGAGGCCGAGAAGGCCAAGACGCAAGGCTTGAACGCGAAAACCGCCGAGCGCGTCTGGAAGGATCGGTCAGCCAAGAAGACCGCGTAA
- a CDS encoding IS66-like element ISGob4 family transposase — MTPVPQPPELPDNLPPAVVAYIRALEATITALVAEVAELKARLNQSSTNSSKPPSSDPPQVKLAPPKAPSGKRRGGQPGHPKAERTLLPPDEIRTLKPSVCRDCSRSLAGDDPAPAIHQVHELPVIKPHVTEYRCHRLRCPHCGTTTVPAVPSEARTGYGPRAQAVAALLTGSCRLGKRGTSQLFDDLFGLPLSPAMVCKLQHRTAEALKPVAEQALVYTRGHPANVDETGWKQGRQRAWLWAAVTTFVVAFLIRRTRGRAAFDDLRAGSTAVHTTDRYPVYTHLDKYKRQLCWAHLRRDFQAMIDRGGSGQAIGAALLACSDALFENWYRVRDGTLARSTCRSTYIPALRRQVGTHLRNGAACGCAKTATTCAELLSVEASLWTFARVVGVEPTNNAAEREVRHAVCWRKTSFGTDSERGSRFVERILTVIASCRRQKRNVLAFLIDAVTAHRTGAKAPTLVPAEAQQQNVVNPLLANC; from the coding sequence ATGACGCCTGTTCCTCAACCGCCGGAACTGCCCGATAACTTACCACCGGCGGTGGTGGCGTATATTCGCGCCTTGGAGGCCACGATCACTGCTCTGGTGGCCGAGGTCGCCGAACTCAAGGCCCGACTCAACCAGAGCTCCACCAACTCGTCGAAGCCGCCCTCGTCCGATCCTCCGCAGGTGAAACTGGCCCCGCCCAAGGCCCCTTCGGGGAAGCGTCGGGGCGGGCAACCGGGGCATCCCAAAGCCGAGCGCACGCTCCTGCCACCCGATGAGATCCGGACCCTCAAGCCGTCCGTGTGCCGGGACTGCTCGCGGTCGCTGGCCGGGGACGATCCGGCTCCGGCCATTCATCAGGTCCACGAGTTGCCCGTTATCAAACCCCACGTGACCGAGTATCGGTGCCACCGGCTCCGGTGCCCCCACTGCGGCACGACCACGGTGCCCGCGGTGCCGTCGGAGGCGCGCACCGGATACGGCCCCCGGGCGCAGGCGGTGGCCGCGCTTCTCACCGGCTCGTGCCGTCTGGGCAAGCGGGGCACGAGCCAACTGTTCGACGATCTGTTCGGCCTGCCCCTGAGCCCGGCCATGGTGTGCAAGCTCCAGCACCGAACCGCCGAGGCGCTGAAGCCGGTGGCCGAACAGGCCCTGGTGTACACCCGCGGGCACCCGGCCAACGTGGACGAGACCGGTTGGAAGCAGGGGCGTCAGCGGGCCTGGCTGTGGGCCGCCGTGACCACGTTCGTGGTGGCGTTCCTGATCCGCCGGACCCGGGGCCGGGCCGCCTTTGATGACCTGCGTGCCGGGTCCACGGCCGTGCATACGACGGACCGGTATCCGGTGTACACGCACCTCGACAAGTACAAGCGTCAACTCTGCTGGGCGCACCTGCGACGCGATTTCCAGGCGATGATCGACCGGGGCGGTTCCGGACAGGCGATCGGCGCGGCTCTGTTGGCGTGTTCGGACGCCCTGTTCGAGAACTGGTATCGGGTCCGGGACGGAACCCTCGCGCGGTCCACATGTCGCTCGACCTACATCCCCGCGTTGCGTCGTCAGGTCGGCACGCACCTGCGGAACGGGGCGGCGTGCGGCTGCGCCAAGACCGCCACGACCTGCGCGGAACTGTTGTCGGTCGAGGCGTCGTTGTGGACGTTCGCGCGTGTCGTCGGCGTGGAACCGACCAACAACGCGGCCGAGCGTGAGGTGCGTCACGCCGTGTGCTGGCGCAAAACCAGCTTCGGGACCGACAGCGAACGCGGGAGCCGGTTCGTGGAACGAATCCTCACGGTGATCGCCTCGTGCCGCCGCCAGAAGCGCAACGTCTTGGCGTTCCTCATCGACGCCGTCACCGCACACCGGACCGGCGCGAAGGCACCGACGCTCGTTCCAGCTGAAGCTCAACAACAGAACGTTGTGAATCCGCTACTCGCCAACTGTTGA